The Tessaracoccus flavus genome includes the window CGTCCGCGCCTGCGAGCAGCCCGCGACTGGGACGGGCTCTCTTCTTCGTCCATCAGCAGGCGCGTGTAATCAACGACCCCGTTGTCAGGGCCAAGCTCAGCCAGCTCACTGCGGCGGGGGAGGCAATGGGCTACGCAGTCACCTTGAAGGACCACGGACGCTTGTCCGGGACTATGGCAATGGAATTTGCCGTCCAAGCAGGCATTGGAGAGCAAAGACTCTTGAACGAGGTACTGCCGAAGCTCAAGGAGGCCGACCTCATCGACTACACCTTGGACTTGACCACAGGTGGCGTGGCCACTATCGAGGAATTCGTCGGACTGTCGGGACGGATTATTGACCAGGCCATGAAGGTCACGGAGAGGTACAGCCCCTCCCAGGTCGAAATCGCGGTCCTGCACTCTACAGAGCTCGCGAGTTGGGCGCCACTGACCCTGGGCCAGCATGCGGAACAATTGCACAAACGGGGGTTCGAAGACAAGGTGATCGAAGAGGCGATAAGGCTCTCGCTCGCTGCTGGGGTGAACCTGCGTGTCAAGTCGGCTGATCTCGGCGAGTACGTCATCTACAATCCGCACGTCTGGGCGGCTCACCACCTCCCGATTGCAGGATTCCTAAAGGGGCTTCCCCCTGCCGAGCGCGACTCCTTGCTCGGGTTGTGCGAGCAAGCTTCAAGCAGCCCCGGGCTAGCCCTGAGAGCATATGACACTTTCCAACCAGGGATGCTGTCATCGGCGCGTAAGGTTGGACTGGTGCAAGCCGCCACGGTAAAGAGCAGTGTCGCTAACGGCCAGCAGACCTACGTGTTCTCACCCATGTTGGAGTCGGAGGACGACAAGCTCCAGACAACCGAGGTCTTACACCAGCGGAAGTTGTTCGTCGCCCATATCCTCTACGGTCACGAGAAGGCCATTGCTGGTCGCGGCCGCATCTATGACCCGCGTGTGTTGGTGAGGTCACTGCTCCGCAAGGGCGCCGTCGGCCCAGCCTCGAACATCGCGTCAGACTACCACCTACTGGAAGCGAGTGGAATCGTGGCGGTACGCCAGTCCACAACCGAGCCCGGCCGCGCCTACCTCGAACTCGTCAAGAAGGAGATCGTCGAAGGGGGGCTAGGCTGGATCGAAGCTTCGTACAGCAACGGGAGCGGCGCTGGGGCAGACCTCAGCGCACTCACCTCTCCGAGCGATTGGGTATCTCCTGAGGCAGACCGCGCCAATCTGCCAGACACCGGAGCAGCGATGGAGATCGCCGAATCCGCGATCCTTCGACTCCGTGAGGCCCGAAAGGAGGCCACGAGTGCTGCCCGACGAGACGTCCCCTGAGCCAGCCCCCGAGGAGGCCCTCTTCGACGACCACGCTGCGCACTTGCCCGCCTCAACCAATAGACCGACTCAGGCGCACAATTCAAGCGGCCCTAGGAACGGGCAGTCCGACCTGCGTCCGGCTACGCTGACCCCAGGCGACAAGCTGGAGATGCGGCTTGCGCGCATGCAGTTTTTCAAGGGCGCCTACGCACGGCGGGGCATCAACTTGGAGCGCCACTTCCATCCCGAGCCACTCCTGGTGACTGACTTGGACCTGCTGTCGTTCGACATCACCGCTCATCTGTCCTTATACAAGACCATTGGTGAGGCGAAGAGCGGCACCGGAAAGAGCGCTCCAAAGCCGCTTGACCGAGCCATCTGGATCGCGGGGCTGAAACGGTTGGTTGACGCTGACGCTGCCTTGGTCATCACGGCTTTGCGGCCATCCACACGGGTACGTGATACGGTCCGCAGCCTTGGCGTCACGGCTATGAGCGTAGATGACCTCACCCAGTGGGAAAACACCCACCTAAATGAAGATCTCGACGATGTAGGTTCGCAGGGTCCGGGTGCTCTCTTCGCCGATGCACGTACTCGCAAGAGCGTGAAGGGAGAACCGAAGCTGGAGCGCATCTATTGGTTTCTCCGTTCGGAGGTCTGGTTCCTTGAAGCTTTTCAGGCTGCCAAGCGTCTTATCGGCGCACTCTGTGAACTACGGGACTTCTGGACTCCCGGAATTGAAGATGACCAAGCCGCAGCTTTGCGCTGGATGTACGCGGAAACGCTCTCCATTCTGACCCTCCAGTTGGTCGCTCTAGTGGGCCGGTACCAAGGTTCCAACAGTGGAGAATGGCCGGGTTACGCGAGAGATCGACTCGCAGAAGGAGCTATCCCCGCCAACAATCAACGCGCCCTCGCGGCCGCCTTCGACACATACTTGGCCCACATACTCGGTGAGCTTAGAGCTCCGGCCATCATGAGTGTTGAGACTATGGGCGCTTTCAATCCGACGCCCCCGGAATGGGCCAATGAGCTCATTGAGCTGATCGCACGGCTCGAAGGGTTTCCGGGCTTGGCGGAGCTTCCCAGGCAGACGGACCTAGTCATTACTGAGCGCCTCGTCCGGCGCCGAAAGGAGGGAACGAAGGCGGTTGCTGCCGTCAGCGTGCGCGAGCCCGAGGAATTTGCTCGGATGCGTCGACAGATCGCAGCATTTCTTCGTGGCTCAGTGGGACTGCCGGAAGCGGTTGACAAGGCCCTCAGTACTTAAGTGCCCTAGCCTCGATCTTTCATGAGTGGTCTGATCGGGGCTGGTCGGCGCCGGTGGCGCCGAGGTTGTTCTGATTCTTGCAGGTGGGTGCGACAGGACCCCGCATGACGTCTGCGGGGCGGGCTTCCCGGCCGAGGGTTCTTTCGTTGAGGTGGACGGGGTGGGCGCCTGGGTCAGGTAGCTGGTGCTGGGAGGTCGCGGAGCCGGCCGATGCCGTCGAGGATCAACTCGGCCCAGCGGGACTGTTCAGCCAGATGTAGCACGACCCGGCGAGCGCGGCGGGCCAAGGTCGCGGGGATGCTGTAGAGGCGGTAGCGCAACCGTTTCGGTTCCCAACGGCGGGCTTCGTGACCGGCCAACGCGAGCATCCCGCTCCAGGCCTGCAACTCGGAGGCCAGCGCCACGATCTGGCACCAGATCCGGTTCTGGTCGAAGCCGTGGAGGGGCAGGTTTACTAGTCCGGTGTCTTTCGCGATCCGGATCCGGTCTTCGCAGCGGGCGCGGCGACGATGCCTGAGCTCCAGCTGCTGGAGGGTGCCGGTGGTGGTGTTGGTGGCGAAGGCGGTGAGTCGGTAGCCGTCGACGTCGTCGAAGCGGAGTTGTGCGCCGGGGTGGGGCCGTTCCCGGCGGACGATGACCCGCATCCCGGGAGGCCAACCGTCGAGGGTGAGCAGTCCGGTGAAGTCGGCCAGATCCGCCCCTTCCCGCGCCTGGCGGTCGGCGTTGAGGGCGGGGACCCAGACCCAGTCGGGGATCTGCTGGTAGAGGGTGCTGGTGTCGAGCGGGAGAGTGAATCCCACCGAATACGCCATCCGATGAGTCGCGAGCCACCGGGTGAACTCTTTCGTGCCGCCGGCGCCGTCGGCGCGGACCAGGACCCTGCGGCCCGGCCGGGGATTCTTCTCGGGGAGCTGCGCGAGGGCGGCCTTGGTGACGGTGATGTGATCGGTCGCGGTGTTCGAGCCGGCATTGCCCGGGCGTAGGTGGACCACCAGGGCTTCGCCGGTGCCCTCGGGGCCGTGGTCGGCGAACGCCATCAACGGGTGGAATCCGAAGCCTCGTTTGAACGTCGCAGCCGCCTGCTGCTTCTCCGAATGAGCGGTGATCAGCGACGCGTCGAGATCGATCACCACAGGATCCTCGGCGCTGGTTTCATAGTCGGGGGCATGCTGACCGGCCAGCGCCCAGGCCCTGGCGCGGGCCTGCTGCCTGGCTCCGGCGATCGCCTTGATGGCCTTGTCCGCGTCCTCGGCCAGGGTCGCGATGAGGCGGGACACGGTCGGGTCCGACGCCACCGGGCCGTAGATGCCTGGTTCGGCGCGCAGGGTGGCGACGTCGCTCAACGCTTCACCGCCCAGCACCAGCGACATCGCCAGATCAAGGATGATCTTGCCCGGGTCGTGGACTGCCAACGGTTTCCGCCACCTGGTCAGTGCCTCGGACAGGGCCTGGTCGAGGCCGGCGGCGCGGATGGTTTCGGTCAGGAGGATCCCGCCGGCCTGGCCGACCGCGGTGACCTTGGCGGTATCGACATGAACCCTGGGATACGAGCCGGTAGTCTTCACCTCGAAGGTGCTCCTCATCTTGGTTGACGTGGTCTCTAGGCAAGTCACATCATCCCAAGTCAGGGGCACTTTCGCTATCTCAACCCGCTACCGTCCACCCACCGGCGTGAAAGCGCGAGGCTAGGGAGTGCGCTCGAGCAACTCGCTCGACGATACGGACACCGGGGTGGGCCCCCATCCCTGTGGCGTGGAAAGCGTCCAGCATCGAGGGCAATAGCGACGGGAGTTCCACTACTCGCTGGAGACCAAGCCTGAGCGCGGCTTCAACGACTGCTTCCGGCTCCACGTCAGCGAGCACCATGACTGATGCCACCCAGGAGACCGGATGGTCACCGAACCAAGCTCGAGCGAAGTGGAAGCTGACTCGTTCATCGTTACCTAAGAGGCGACGCCACATCTCCCTGTTGAGGGCACCGAACCTTTGAACCAGGTCGTTCAGCTCTTCATCGGCGAGCGTTTCATCGAAGATGGGGTGCTCGATGACTGCGGTACTCTGACGTCCAACACCCAGCTCATGAACTAGGAAATCGAACGCGGGGATAGCCAGGCACAGGACAGCTTGCTGTTCAAGATCCTCAGGTTCGATGGACCAGAGCATCTCGAGAGCACCGGTGTAGTCGCCGTTTCTCGCCCGCGTATCAACGATTCCGAACCGCGGCCCCGGAAGATCGAGTCCAAGTTCAATTGCCCGTTTATACCAACTCTCTGCACGTGCATCGTGCAGGTTTCAGAAGCACTGGCCAACTCGATAGGCGGCCTCCGCGTCGCGATCGAGGCCGGAGCCAGGCGACTCGATGGCGGCAATGAGCAGTCGGCTCGCCCCCTCGAAGTCACCACCCTGAAAGTGCTGTCTGCCTTGATGAGTCAGCAGCAGACCAGCTCCAATCAGGTCTCCCGCCTCTCGGTAACGACTCGCCTCAGCCATCGTGTCGTGCTCGTGATTCGCCGCTTGCTCGAGAAACGCTGGGTCCAGTCCCTCAGGCACGAGCGTTCGGATCGCCGCGGGATCAGCCCCTCCCTCAAATAGACCTTGCAATAGCTCGAAATCAGCAGGAGTCAACCCCTCGGCCGCTGGCATCCTCACCAAGCGCATGGACTCAAGCCACGACATGACCAGCGCCATATCGCCCTCGTCAAGGGCTGGGTGGGTCAATGCGATCAGACCAGTCGGCTGAGAGATGAGGAAGGCGGTCCCATTTTCCGCTGCCATGGGCGGCGACATCGCCGCGCCCAACTCTTCTAGGGCTTCAGGTACCAACACAAGTAGGAACACGAGGCCTCCCGCCGCCAAGTACCCGAGTGCCGCGTTGTTCTGGTCACGGATTGGGTCGAAGCTCTTGAGCAGTGCGGTGGCCTTGATCGCCAGACCAACCTGAGCAAATCGCGAGTCGAAGTGCGCAAGCCAGATCCGGCAGCCGGCCGGCAGCCGACCTTCGATGAGGTTCCCGTAGGCCGACTCGGGGAATGGATTGTCCAGGGGCCCGAGAGTCAATGCGTAGGCCATGAACACCTTGATTGCCCACTGAGCTAGCGCCATCTGCTCGTCAGCACCGAGCCAGATTCTTCGCCCCTCCAGCACGAGGGGGCCAATGATGCTCTGGGCCCTTCGCTCTAGTTCGCTCATCCAGCCGTTGTTGCAGTCCTTGCACACTTTGACCGTGACGTGGGGCAAGAGGGTAGCCCAATCACGTTGGCGCTCAGAGGATGACTCGTAGCGCCCCTCCTCGTTGATTTGCATAGAGGACCATTCCAAGGGCATCCGTTGACCGTTCTGATCCTGAAGTAGCTTCCTGGCCCCTTGCGTCTGGCGCAGCCATTTCGCCCACACATGCTCGTCCGTCGGCTTCCCGAGCCCACCGCAGAACGGGCACTGCCATTTGGTCATCCGTCAATCAGCCTTCCCCGGTGAGCCGCGACACCGCAAGGTGGAAGTCGGCTTCTCGGTCACGGGGGGCGAACGGGAGTTCGTAGGTGTACACGGTGCCGGCTGGGTGGGTGGCGGTGCGCTCCTCCTCGCTGAGGTTGCCGCCCTTCTTGCGCCACAGCTGGCGGACCTGAGTCGGGACCAGGCGGCCGTTGGCGTCGTAGATGTAGTCGTTCTGGTCGTAGCCGTGGAGGACCGCGAACTGGGTGCGGTAGATCGTGGCGAGTTCGTCGGCCGTGACGCCGAGCATCGTGGCCATTAGTGCGTCGATCTCCACCAGGGCGTTGCGACGGTCGACGTCGCGGCGCAGGGGTGTGCCAGGCGTCCACTCCGGGCCGACGTCACCGAGGTCAGGGGCGTCAGGGTACGCCTTGCCCATGAGCCA containing:
- a CDS encoding DNA-binding response regulator is translated as MQFFKGAYARRGINLERHFHPEPLLVTDLDLLSFDITAHLSLYKTIGEAKSGTGKSAPKPLDRAIWIAGLKRLVDADAALVITALRPSTRVRDTVRSLGVTAMSVDDLTQWENTHLNEDLDDVGSQGPGALFADARTRKSVKGEPKLERIYWFLRSEVWFLEAFQAAKRLIGALCELRDFWTPGIEDDQAAALRWMYAETLSILTLQLVALVGRYQGSNSGEWPGYARDRLAEGAIPANNQRALAAAFDTYLAHILGELRAPAIMSVETMGAFNPTPPEWANELIELIARLEGFPGLAELPRQTDLVITERLVRRRKEGTKAVAAVSVREPEEFARMRRQIAAFLRGSVGLPEAVDKALST
- a CDS encoding IS1380 family transposase, coding for MKTTGSYPRVHVDTAKVTAVGQAGGILLTETIRAAGLDQALSEALTRWRKPLAVHDPGKIILDLAMSLVLGGEALSDVATLRAEPGIYGPVASDPTVSRLIATLAEDADKAIKAIAGARQQARARAWALAGQHAPDYETSAEDPVVIDLDASLITAHSEKQQAAATFKRGFGFHPLMAFADHGPEGTGEALVVHLRPGNAGSNTATDHITVTKAALAQLPEKNPRPGRRVLVRADGAGGTKEFTRWLATHRMAYSVGFTLPLDTSTLYQQIPDWVWVPALNADRQAREGADLADFTGLLTLDGWPPGMRVIVRRERPHPGAQLRFDDVDGYRLTAFATNTTTGTLQQLELRHRRRARCEDRIRIAKDTGLVNLPLHGFDQNRIWCQIVALASELQAWSGMLALAGHEARRWEPKRLRYRLYSIPATLARRARRVVLHLAEQSRWAELILDGIGRLRDLPAPAT